In Methanolacinia paynteri, the following proteins share a genomic window:
- a CDS encoding type II secretion system F family protein — MNLKNNIIINSLNTEEFRRSLKASHIPIGSSEYILILLLGTILAAMVYILLVNLLLLLEIEINPISFLPIEISALVLFLVLVGGIFLFAYMYPQTVAAGRKTRIELDLPYAITYMQALSTTMTLFAIFKGVAENDDLYGEVSNECKMIIRDVEYFGDDLLTAMRNVQECTPSPTFSELLNDLAMVFRTGGSMTDFFASKSAHYRETAKQELENTLKTMEIMAEIYVTAFVAGPIAIMIMIVAQNLSGQSSVDMLEPLMYIGLPIGASAMIFLLYIMMPPDSLQVSRKEVMQSEYADTNIDADTIQSVDNKFLKNLQSKKQAIKIKTILRNPLRYYVSDYQYGLVFGMAAAGVVTFLYMNGYLAEIFLGYVFEAFICTTIIAFLVPVAFAYEARSWYLKKFESQLPGFLREISDMKDMGMTLQSAIHIIAQSKIGVLTSEVKIASEEIKMGTSVSGALYKMEERIGLVSVKRAISLVIKASEITDHLREILAIAIGDLEHYLKMKNERFGVSFIYVAIIYLSYGIFLYSAYELNVSFVQSFMDFDVSFNLESNISEMFHISIILGLFSGIMAGQLSSNTVLAGLKHSIIFMIASMVLFIFIIQV; from the coding sequence ATGAATTTGAAGAATAACATTATTATAAATTCTTTAAACACGGAGGAATTCCGTCGTTCACTCAAGGCTTCGCATATTCCCATCGGATCAAGCGAGTATATCCTGATCCTTCTCCTTGGGACTATTCTTGCCGCGATGGTTTATATTCTGCTCGTCAATCTTCTCCTGCTTCTCGAGATAGAGATAAATCCCATCTCGTTCCTGCCTATCGAAATTTCGGCACTGGTTTTGTTTTTGGTGCTTGTCGGCGGGATCTTCTTGTTTGCATACATGTACCCGCAAACCGTAGCAGCAGGCAGGAAGACCAGAATAGAGCTCGATCTCCCATACGCAATTACATATATGCAGGCATTGTCGACTACAATGACGCTGTTCGCAATATTTAAAGGCGTCGCTGAGAATGACGATCTTTACGGGGAAGTTTCAAACGAATGCAAAATGATCATCCGTGATGTCGAATATTTCGGAGACGATCTCTTAACAGCGATGAGAAATGTTCAGGAATGTACCCCCTCACCGACTTTCTCCGAACTCTTAAATGATCTGGCAATGGTTTTCAGGACAGGCGGCAGTATGACAGACTTTTTCGCCTCAAAATCGGCTCATTACCGTGAAACTGCAAAACAAGAGCTTGAAAACACTCTTAAGACCATGGAGATCATGGCGGAGATCTACGTAACCGCATTTGTTGCGGGCCCGATTGCAATAATGATAATGATAGTCGCGCAGAACCTCTCCGGCCAGTCAAGTGTCGATATGCTGGAGCCTCTGATGTATATCGGCCTTCCCATAGGTGCGTCGGCGATGATATTCCTGCTCTATATAATGATGCCGCCGGACAGTCTCCAGGTAAGCAGGAAAGAGGTCATGCAATCGGAGTATGCCGATACCAATATTGATGCCGATACCATTCAGTCTGTGGATAATAAATTCCTGAAAAACCTCCAGTCTAAAAAGCAGGCTATTAAAATTAAGACGATTTTAAGAAACCCGTTGCGCTATTATGTCTCCGATTACCAGTATGGTCTTGTATTCGGAATGGCGGCGGCAGGAGTCGTCACTTTCCTGTACATGAACGGGTACCTTGCAGAGATTTTTCTCGGGTATGTTTTTGAAGCGTTTATATGCACTACGATCATTGCTTTTCTGGTTCCCGTAGCCTTTGCTTACGAGGCAAGAAGCTGGTATCTTAAAAAATTCGAATCTCAACTCCCCGGATTTTTAAGGGAAATATCGGATATGAAAGATATGGGAATGACTCTCCAGAGTGCAATCCATATTATTGCACAAAGCAAGATCGGTGTCCTCACGTCCGAGGTGAAAATTGCATCCGAAGAGATAAAGATGGGAACAAGCGTATCCGGAGCTTTATACAAGATGGAAGAAAGAATAGGACTTGTTTCCGTCAAGAGAGCCATCTCACTCGTAATTAAGGCAAGCGAGATCACGGATCACCTGAGAGAAATTCTTGCGATTGCAATTGGCGATCTTGAACACTATTTAAAGATGAAAAACGAGCGTTTCGGTGTTTCTTTCATCTATGTTGCGATTATTTATCTATCGTATGGTATTTTCCTGTATTCGGCCTACGAACTTAATGTTTCATTTGTCCAGAGTTTCATGGATTTTGACGTAAGTTTCAACTTAGAATCAAATATTTCCGAAATGTTTCACATTTCAATTATATTGGGACTATTCTCGGGAATTATGGCCGGACAACTAAGTTCGAACACTGTACTTGCAGGACTGAAACACAGTATCATATTCATGATCGCATCCATGGTGCTGTTCATATTCATAATACAGGTTTAG
- a CDS encoding type IV pilin N-terminal domain-containing protein yields MKISKRDENGVSPIIGEMLMLSLVLILAALFAVSASQYIPEDREPSLNVMMEDYSPNVTISDYNFTLWHKGGDTLSNQSIKIILSNKSRTIPLYAENISINNTKEANFMPGDWMEIDTGGVNVSGYNVQMVVSKSVVFFGRVQG; encoded by the coding sequence ATGAAAATTAGTAAAAGAGATGAGAATGGAGTTTCACCAATTATCGGTGAGATGCTTATGCTGAGCCTTGTCCTGATCCTTGCCGCCCTGTTTGCCGTATCCGCATCGCAGTATATTCCTGAAGATCGGGAACCGTCGTTAAACGTGATGATGGAAGATTACTCCCCTAATGTAACAATAAGCGATTATAATTTTACTCTATGGCACAAAGGGGGAGACACGCTTTCAAACCAGAGTATTAAGATCATACTCTCGAATAAAAGCAGAACAATTCCACTATATGCTGAAAATATTAGTATTAACAATACAAAAGAAGCCAATTTTATGCCAGGTGATTGGATGGAAATAGATACCGGAGGGGTAAATGTAAGCGGCTACAATGTCCAGATGGTCGTATCGAAATCGGTAGTATTCTTCGGGAGGGTCCAAGGTTGA
- a CDS encoding type II/IV secretion system ATPase subunit, which produces MQETSPESRDPTDHHKLYTESEDSAETNPSPEETLPTEDESIESVQEESAKNADGSSKINTSRSATLSIKNNFQKINSGNTEQAKGRNDKKIISISQKFNLKSKKSEDKRPEGKNEKISSISQKLGLKTKKDSNEEKKVGDSRTEGKDKKVNSISQKFNLKSKKDKNEEKKAEDGQPGGKEDISGKFRDYLAILKNMLQSDNPELEQVVITHADYPENPEIKPGLLPDSLEILESYWLYPPHSYAVIVKDEEKNLQYMIFEPKITEKEHIILEETDAQLRSVVLYDSKPQNEQLNLDSELVYKIVKNLDQNIADDRIEVIRYYLYRNFKGYGKLDPLMHDENIEDITCNGPDIPVFIFHRKYSNLPVNIIFEGGELNRFVLKIAQKADKQLSLTAPLVDAALPEGARAQITYTDVVSSKGSSFTIRKFKSDPMTPVDLIDYGTYDAEILAFIWLCVENRKSAIVVGGTASGKTSMMNAFSLFIPHLAKIVSIEDTREIQMPHKNWLPMKTRESSSESGKGNVDMFSLLKTALRQRPEYIIVGEVRGSEAQTLFQAMNTGHTTYSTLHAGGVEQAINRLTTNPINVPVAMFGALDLMIIQQLQYIGGRMVRRCITIDEIVAEKNDISYNILYKWNPVKDVFRKVYKESKIINDIAYSHGWTVDETLNQIEIRKEILEGLLNHSFRSSDEITSVFEEFAKSGSYEFEE; this is translated from the coding sequence ATGCAGGAGACCTCCCCAGAATCCCGTGATCCAACGGATCATCATAAATTATACACTGAATCCGAAGATTCTGCAGAGACAAATCCTTCGCCGGAAGAAACTCTACCAACAGAAGACGAATCCATAGAATCCGTTCAGGAGGAAAGCGCAAAAAATGCGGATGGTAGTTCAAAAATCAACACCTCCAGGTCTGCAACACTCTCAATTAAAAATAATTTTCAAAAGATAAATTCAGGAAATACGGAACAGGCCAAAGGAAGAAATGACAAAAAGATCATTTCGATCTCACAGAAATTTAATTTAAAATCAAAAAAATCAGAAGACAAACGGCCCGAAGGCAAGAATGAAAAAATCAGTTCGATCTCGCAGAAACTCGGTTTAAAAACAAAAAAAGATTCAAACGAAGAAAAAAAAGTAGGAGACAGCCGGACGGAAGGCAAGGATAAAAAAGTCAATTCGATCTCACAGAAATTTAATCTAAAATCAAAAAAAGATAAAAACGAAGAAAAAAAAGCAGAAGACGGCCAGCCGGGAGGTAAAGAAGATATTTCAGGAAAGTTCAGGGATTACCTGGCAATCCTGAAAAACATGCTTCAGTCTGATAATCCAGAACTAGAACAAGTGGTCATAACTCATGCAGATTATCCTGAAAATCCTGAGATCAAACCCGGACTTCTGCCGGACTCTCTAGAGATCCTTGAATCATACTGGCTCTACCCTCCGCATTCATATGCCGTCATAGTAAAGGATGAAGAAAAGAATTTGCAGTATATGATCTTCGAACCGAAGATCACTGAAAAAGAACACATTATACTTGAAGAAACAGATGCACAACTGAGGTCTGTGGTTCTTTACGATTCAAAACCGCAAAACGAACAACTTAACCTTGATTCCGAGTTGGTTTACAAAATAGTTAAAAACCTCGATCAAAATATCGCAGATGACAGAATAGAGGTGATCCGCTATTATCTTTACAGAAATTTCAAGGGGTACGGAAAACTGGACCCTCTGATGCATGACGAAAACATAGAGGACATTACATGCAACGGACCCGACATTCCGGTGTTCATCTTCCATAGAAAGTATTCCAATCTGCCGGTAAACATCATTTTTGAGGGAGGGGAACTCAACAGATTTGTCTTAAAAATTGCACAAAAAGCCGACAAGCAGCTCTCATTGACAGCTCCTCTAGTTGATGCCGCACTGCCCGAAGGTGCACGTGCACAGATTACTTATACCGATGTCGTATCTTCAAAAGGAAGTTCCTTCACGATACGAAAATTCAAATCCGATCCGATGACACCTGTCGACTTAATAGACTACGGCACGTATGATGCAGAGATTCTTGCATTCATCTGGCTGTGCGTCGAAAACAGGAAGAGTGCCATAGTAGTCGGCGGAACGGCAAGTGGAAAAACTTCTATGATGAATGCATTCTCCCTGTTCATTCCCCACCTGGCAAAGATTGTGTCGATTGAGGATACAAGGGAGATCCAGATGCCGCATAAAAACTGGCTTCCTATGAAGACGAGGGAGAGTTCGTCTGAGTCAGGCAAAGGAAATGTCGACATGTTCTCCCTTTTGAAAACTGCACTTAGACAGAGGCCGGAATACATCATAGTAGGAGAGGTAAGAGGCTCAGAAGCGCAGACTCTCTTCCAGGCGATGAACACCGGCCATACGACTTATTCAACACTACATGCGGGAGGTGTTGAGCAGGCAATCAACCGACTGACGACAAATCCGATCAATGTCCCCGTCGCAATGTTCGGTGCACTTGATTTAATGATAATCCAGCAGTTACAGTACATTGGCGGCAGGATGGTCAGGAGATGTATTACAATCGACGAGATCGTAGCGGAAAAAAATGATATCTCATACAATATCCTCTACAAATGGAACCCGGTAAAAGATGTTTTCAGGAAGGTCTACAAGGAGTCAAAGATAATAAACGACATCGCCTACAGTCACGGATGGACTGTTGATGAAACCCTCAACCAGATCGAGATTCGGAAAGAAATTCTCGAAGGACTTTTAAATCACAGTTTCAGAAGTTCAGACGAGATAACATCAGTATTCGAAGAATTTGCAAAGAGCGGCAGTTATGAATTTGAAGAATAA